Part of the Pseudomonas chlororaphis genome, TCCGGGGATCGCCAGCCGCCGCCGCGGCTTGAGCCCGACACCCAGCAACAGCAACAGGCCACCGGCCATGGCACTGATGATCACCTCGCGATACTGGTAGGCCGCCTCCTGGATGAACCCGCCCGAATACACCAGCGACACGAACTGACTGTAGGTCAGGTAGCTGTCGGTGACCCGCGTGTACACCTCGAAGAACACCGCCGAGACGAACATCACCAGGGCGAACAGGTGCCGCACAAGCGCCAGGCGAATGTGCGCGGCCAGCCATAAGGCAATCACCAGCACCACGAACATCGCGCCGAACAGCAGTGTGGCAACACCCACGCCCAGCGCGCCCAGACGATCGAGGTAGTACTCGTGACCCCGAACCAGGTACAGCACCAGCAACAGTTCCTTGAGGTATCGGGTCATGACGTTCTCGGTGGGTCGCGACGTTGAAAAGAGGCGCGTTCCGGCGCCAGGAAAGCGGCGCTTTTGCGGTGCTCGGACAGGCTTCGTTTCTGCACAGTAGCAGCGGCCTTCCAAAGTGCAAGAAATGCCCTGACCAACGAGCGCGTCAAAAAAAAGTTAGCCCAAAAATGACACGATTAAGGCTCTTAAAATCGAAAAATCTATGGATTATGACCATTCATCGCTTTCTTAAACGCCTCTAAAACCCTTTAAAACAGAGACTTTTCCAAGACAGTCAATAACTTGATATCAAAAGGCCCTGTTCTTTCGAGTTTTGCCAACACTGACAACTGTCATTTTGCTGACACGCTTTTCTGAGGCTGCGCTATACCCCCTCATAACAGTTTCATCCGAGTTACATAAACGGGTTTTTGCGAGGCGCGCCAAGAATGGACGTGAGCGTATTTGGAACGGGGTATGTGGGGCTGATCCAGGCCGCCGCGCTGGCCGATGTCGGGCATCGCGTGCTGTGCATCGACATCGACCCGAACAAGATCCGGCAACTGCAACAAGCGGTGCCGCCTATCAGCGAACCGGGCCTGTCCGGTTTGCTCGAAGAGAACATCAAGGCCGGGCGGCTGGCGTTCAGCTCCCAGGCCAGCGATGCGGTCAATCACGGCGAATTGATCTTCATCGCCGTCGGCACGCCCGCCGATGAGGACGGTTCAGCCGACCTGAGCCATGTGCTGGGCGTCACCCGCCAGATCGCCGACTTCATGGACAGCGACCGCACCTTGATCATCAAGTCCACGGTGCCGGTGGGCACGGCCGACAAAGTTGCCGACTGCGCCCGCCAGGCGCTGGCGCGCCGCGGCCTGAAGCAACTGAATGTGCGGGTGGTGTCCAACCCCGAATTCCTCAAGGAGGGCAGCGCCCTCGCCGATTGCATGCGCCCGGACCGGATCATCGTCGGCACCGCCGATCAGTTGGCCCGCGACCAGATGAGCGAGCTGTACGCGCCCTTCTGCCGCAACCACGAAAAACTGATGTTCATGGACAACCGCAGCGCCGAACTGACCAAGTACGCCGCCAACGCGATGCTCGCCACACGCATCAGCTTCATGAACGAGCTGGCCAACCTCACAGAACGCCTGGGGGCCGACATCGAAGCGGTGCGCAAAGGCATCGGTTCAGACCCGCGCATCGGCTATCACTTCATCTACCCCGGCTGCGGCTTCGGTGGCTCGTGCTTCCCCAAGGACCTGCGAGCCCTGCTGCACACCGCCGAACAGAGCGGCATGCCCCTGCGCCTGCTGCGCAGCGTCACCGACGTCAACGACAGCCAGCGGCACATCCTTTTCGAGAAGCTCGCCAAACAATTCCCCGACGGCCTGTCCGGCAAGTCGATTGCCATCTGGGGCCTGGCCTTCAAGCCCAACACCGATGACATGCGCGAAGCCCCCAGCCGCTACCTGATGGAAGCGCTGTGGCGCGAAGGCGCCCGGGTCCAGGCCTATGACCCGGAAGCCATGTCCGAATGCCGCCGTCTCTACGGCTACCGCAAAGACCTGAACCTGTGCGCCACCCGCGATGACACCCTGGAAGACGCCGACGCCCTGGTGATCTGCACCGAGTGGAAAAACTTCCGCGTAGTGGACTTCGACCTGCTGGCCAGCAAGTTGCGCGCCCGCGTGATCATCGATGGCCGCAACCTGTACAACCCCGAACACCTGGCCGCCGCCGGGCTGTTGTATCGCGGCATCGGCCTGCGGCACACCCTGCCGGACACCGCTGCACCAGGGCCGCAAGCGTGAATGTCCTGGTGACCGGCGCAGCCGGGTTCATCGGTGCACATTGCGTGCTGCGCCTGCTGCGCGACGGCCATCGGGTGTGCGGGCTGGACAACTTCAACGACTACTACGACCCGCAGCTCAAGCACGACCGCGTGGCCTGGGTGCACGAGCAGGCCGGCGAGTTCCCGCTGGCCCGGATCGACTTGAGCGACGCACCGGCCATCGATGCGCTGTTCCAGCACCACCGCCCGGAGGTGGTGATCCACCTCGCCGCCCAGGCCGGCGTGCGCTATTCCCTGGAGAACCCGCGGGCCTATGTCGACAGCAACCTCGGCGGTTTCCTCAACATCCTGGAAAGCTGCCGCCGCTACCCGGTCAGGCACCTGATCTACGCCTCTTCCAGCTCGGTGTACGGCGCCAACCCGCACACCCCGTACTCGGAGCAGGACAACGTCGACCATCCGTTGTCGCTGTACGCGGCCAGCAAAAAAGCCAATGAGCTGATGGCCCACAGCTACAGCCACCTGTTCGGCATCCCGTGCACGGGGCTGCGCTTCTTCACCGTATACGGCCCCTGGGGCCGGCCGGACATGTCGCCGATCCAGTTCGCCCGCGCCATCACCGAAGGTCGAGTGCTGTCGCTGTACAACCACGGCGAACACCAACGGGATTTCACCTACGTCGACGACATCATCGAGAGCATCGCCCGGCTGATCGACCGACCGCCCCAGGCCACTCCACAGGAGGCTTGCGAACAACCGGGCCCGGCCACCAGCCGGGCGCCCTGGCGGATCTTCAACATCGGCGGGCAGCACCCGGTGGCGCTGCGCAGCTATGTGGTGCTGCTGGAAAAACACCTGGGCCGCAGCGCCCGCATCGAACTGCTGCCCCTGCAAGCCGGGGACGTACTCAACACCTGCGCCGACGCCAGTGGCCTGGCGCGGGCCACCGGGTTCCAGCCGCGCATCGAATTGGACGAAGGCCTCGGCCGCTTCATCGCCTGGTTTCTGGAGTACTACGCGCGGCCTGCTGCCCACCCGCCGCTCGCGGCTGAACCTGCGCACGAACCTCAGCGGAGGAGTCTATGACCCGACATGAGCATGACCTACCGATCAACGCACCCGGACGCGACAAACGTGTCGACCCCGACCACCGCAGGCGCCTCGACGCGGCCATCCACCGCCAAGGCCGGGGCTGGCTGACCGGCCGCGACGGCGGCCGGCCCTGGACGGTCTCACGGACCAATCGGGTGATGGCCTGCCTCGGTGCCCTGACGATTCTGCTGATGCTCTGCCCATTGCTGCTGGGCCTGGCGCTGCTGGTCAAGTTCTCAAGCCCGGGGCCGGTGCTGTTCGTGCAGAAGCGCACCGGCTACCGCGGCCGAGTCTTTGGCATGTACAAGTTTCGCACCATGGTCGCCGACGCCGAAGCCCTCAAGGAGTCGCTGCGCCACCTCAACAAACACGGCGTCGATGCCATCGACTTCAAGATCGACAACGACCCGCGCATCACGCCCATCGGCCGGTTCCTGCGACGCAGCAGCCTCGACGAACTGCCGAACCTGATCAATGTAGTGACCGGCGACATGCGCCTGGTGGGCCCACGGCCGACCTCGTTCAACGCCTACCGCTACAAGGACAACCACCTTGTGCGCCTGAGCATCTACCCCGGCATGACCGGCCTTTGGCAGATCTCCGGGCGCAGCAATATCGACTTCGACCAGCGCGTGGAATTGGACCTCAGCTACATCGCCGAGCAAAGCCTGATGCTGGATTTGAAGATCCTGATGATGACCCCCTTCAAAGTGTTCAGCGGCCACGGAGCGAGTTAAATGGACGGTTCGACGAATATTCTCACCATAGCAAGCCCGAGCGAGACCAACCTGACCTCGACCGTGCTCGACCCTTCCTTGCGGATACTGCTGCTGACGGCCGCCAACACCGGCACCGGCACCAGCACCAGCGCCATGGCGCTGGCCGCTCAACTGGCGCAGATGAGCACGGGGCGCGTGTTGCTGGTAGATGCCAGCCATTCGACGCGCAACCTCAGCCAGCAACTGTCGCTGTACAAGGAGCGTGGCTTCAGCGACCTGCTGTTCAACAGCCTCGCCCCGCCCCTGTTGCAGGACTGCGTGGTGCAGATCTCCAGCCTGCCCTTTGATTTCCTGCCGCTCGGACGCCTGGGCCGCAATGCCGAACGCCTGAGCCCCGAGCAACTGCGCCCGCTGTTCCGGCAACTGGCGGCGCAGTACCGCTTCGTGGTGATCGACGCCGACGCGGTGTATTCGGCCTGCGACACGCTGGTGCTCAGCACCCAGGTGGACGGCGTGGTGCTGG contains:
- a CDS encoding sugar transferase, which encodes MTRHEHDLPINAPGRDKRVDPDHRRRLDAAIHRQGRGWLTGRDGGRPWTVSRTNRVMACLGALTILLMLCPLLLGLALLVKFSSPGPVLFVQKRTGYRGRVFGMYKFRTMVADAEALKESLRHLNKHGVDAIDFKIDNDPRITPIGRFLRRSSLDELPNLINVVTGDMRLVGPRPTSFNAYRYKDNHLVRLSIYPGMTGLWQISGRSNIDFDQRVELDLSYIAEQSLMLDLKILMMTPFKVFSGHGAS
- a CDS encoding cobalamin biosynthesis protein CobQ; translated protein: MDGSTNILTIASPSETNLTSTVLDPSLRILLLTAANTGTGTSTSAMALAAQLAQMSTGRVLLVDASHSTRNLSQQLSLYKERGFSDLLFNSLAPPLLQDCVVQISSLPFDFLPLGRLGRNAERLSPEQLRPLFRQLAAQYRFVVIDADAVYSACDTLVLSTQVDGVVLVVRGEDTRWEVAQATRQRLSQAGAKVVGSVFNRRKYYMPKWLYNNL
- a CDS encoding UDP-glucuronate 5-epimerase is translated as MNVLVTGAAGFIGAHCVLRLLRDGHRVCGLDNFNDYYDPQLKHDRVAWVHEQAGEFPLARIDLSDAPAIDALFQHHRPEVVIHLAAQAGVRYSLENPRAYVDSNLGGFLNILESCRRYPVRHLIYASSSSVYGANPHTPYSEQDNVDHPLSLYAASKKANELMAHSYSHLFGIPCTGLRFFTVYGPWGRPDMSPIQFARAITEGRVLSLYNHGEHQRDFTYVDDIIESIARLIDRPPQATPQEACEQPGPATSRAPWRIFNIGGQHPVALRSYVVLLEKHLGRSARIELLPLQAGDVLNTCADASGLARATGFQPRIELDEGLGRFIAWFLEYYARPAAHPPLAAEPAHEPQRRSL
- a CDS encoding UDP-glucose 6-dehydrogenase, with amino-acid sequence MDVSVFGTGYVGLIQAAALADVGHRVLCIDIDPNKIRQLQQAVPPISEPGLSGLLEENIKAGRLAFSSQASDAVNHGELIFIAVGTPADEDGSADLSHVLGVTRQIADFMDSDRTLIIKSTVPVGTADKVADCARQALARRGLKQLNVRVVSNPEFLKEGSALADCMRPDRIIVGTADQLARDQMSELYAPFCRNHEKLMFMDNRSAELTKYAANAMLATRISFMNELANLTERLGADIEAVRKGIGSDPRIGYHFIYPGCGFGGSCFPKDLRALLHTAEQSGMPLRLLRSVTDVNDSQRHILFEKLAKQFPDGLSGKSIAIWGLAFKPNTDDMREAPSRYLMEALWREGARVQAYDPEAMSECRRLYGYRKDLNLCATRDDTLEDADALVICTEWKNFRVVDFDLLASKLRARVIIDGRNLYNPEHLAAAGLLYRGIGLRHTLPDTAAPGPQA